A stretch of the Bradyrhizobium arachidis genome encodes the following:
- a CDS encoding VOC family protein, whose amino-acid sequence MTSLNNLECVTLFVDDLARTRAFYEAVFDARPIYSDAVCTVIGLGGVMVNLLQETQAPQLVEPVVPAASSAGPRMLMTIRVADVDEACARLRQSGVELVNGPIDRPWGRRTAAFSDPSGHIWEIAQEIAS is encoded by the coding sequence ATGACAAGCTTGAACAATCTAGAGTGCGTAACCCTCTTCGTTGACGACCTCGCGCGCACGAGGGCATTCTACGAGGCCGTGTTCGACGCCAGGCCGATCTATTCCGACGCCGTATGCACCGTGATCGGGCTCGGTGGCGTCATGGTCAATTTGCTGCAGGAGACACAGGCGCCGCAGCTCGTGGAGCCGGTGGTGCCGGCTGCTTCAAGCGCCGGACCTCGCATGCTCATGACCATTCGCGTCGCCGATGTCGATGAAGCCTGCGCGAGGCTCCGGCAAAGCGGCGTAGAGCTGGTGAACGGCCCCATCGATCGTCCCTGGGGTCGTCGTACCGCCGCGTTTTCCGACCCATCCGGCCACATTTGGGAGATCGCGCAGGAGATAGCCTCCTAA
- a CDS encoding response regulator transcription factor, whose translation MGGMMKKVLVSVVEDDRFLRESMYRLMRSLGYTVEIFASAADFLASPRLAETACLIADIHMPAMTGLELYRHLIDTGNAIPTILVTAFPNDADRACALNDGVLCYLRKPVDEDHLTRCVYAALRSAGSPEKGS comes from the coding sequence ATGGGCGGTATGATGAAAAAGGTACTAGTTTCGGTCGTCGAAGATGATCGGTTCCTTCGTGAGTCCATGTACAGGCTCATGAGATCGCTGGGTTATACGGTCGAAATTTTCGCGTCTGCAGCGGATTTTCTCGCCTCCCCGCGGCTTGCCGAAACAGCTTGCCTGATCGCCGACATCCACATGCCTGCTATGACCGGGCTCGAACTCTACCGGCATCTTATCGACACGGGCAACGCGATACCGACAATCCTCGTGACGGCCTTTCCCAATGATGCTGATCGGGCTTGCGCCCTGAACGATGGGGTCTTGTGTTACCTGCGTAAGCCGGTGGATGAGGACCATCTCACACGATGTGTTTACGCGGCTCTCAGGTCGGCAGGCTCGCCTGAGAAGGGGTCGTGA
- the nhaA gene encoding Na+/H+ antiporter NhaA produces the protein MQLMIPPGRLDRPVDHERDHVLGPTDAEITLVEYGSYACPHCRAANERIAQARDQLGDRVCYAFRHRPLTDNSLSFRAAELAELAQSPEAFWSAHIKLMTRSMQLTEDDLVAVAADLGVNANFALGDSDAVRRARARVEADVASSRASGVRFTPTFYINRRRYDGPWDESSLVDAMLGTLGHRVRTAALDFASWGPSAGILLVLATVAAMVLTNSPIGPSFEALWRQELGVSLGDATFQMSILHWVNDGLLTVFFLVVGLEVKREMTVGHLASRRSAALPIAAALGGMVVPALLYALVIPAGPWSYGWGVPMATDTAFAIALIVVMGARVPVELRIFLTAAAIVDDIGAIVIVAVFYSGDIHPAYLAAAAAVVVALALLSRSRVYLLSPYILLGIALWTFVYAGGLHATLAGVVLALFVPTRPPANLAALMTQASTIIASEARHEGEVLRHGPSTPALHALDAIFDRLESPADRLLRHAGARSSYAVLPIFALANAGVAINPGVFVGHGWLMAAIVAGLAIGKPLGVFLMAAAAVRAGIAVKPAEYTWRQLAGAGALAGIGFTMSLFIAAQAFPSASDFSAAKIAVFAASILSAVVGTALLWGASRQELIEEAPQCASMQVSQSAGAFMQDREQEIFG, from the coding sequence ATGCAGCTCATGATCCCGCCCGGCCGCCTCGACCGTCCGGTCGACCACGAGAGGGACCACGTGCTCGGTCCCACCGATGCCGAGATCACGCTCGTCGAATACGGCAGCTACGCGTGCCCGCACTGCAGGGCTGCCAACGAGCGCATCGCGCAAGCACGCGACCAACTTGGTGACCGCGTCTGCTACGCCTTCCGCCACAGGCCACTCACGGACAACAGCCTTTCGTTTCGGGCCGCCGAGCTCGCCGAGCTTGCCCAGTCGCCCGAGGCGTTCTGGTCCGCGCACATCAAGCTGATGACGAGGTCGATGCAGCTCACAGAGGATGACCTCGTCGCGGTGGCCGCCGATCTTGGCGTGAACGCCAACTTCGCGCTCGGCGACAGCGACGCCGTGCGGCGCGCGAGAGCGAGAGTGGAGGCGGACGTCGCAAGCTCACGCGCAAGCGGGGTGAGATTCACGCCGACCTTCTACATCAACCGCCGGCGCTACGACGGACCGTGGGACGAGAGCTCTCTCGTCGACGCGATGCTTGGCACGCTCGGCCACCGCGTCCGTACGGCAGCCCTGGATTTCGCGAGCTGGGGCCCGTCCGCCGGCATTTTGCTGGTCCTCGCGACCGTGGCGGCGATGGTCTTGACGAATTCGCCGATCGGGCCGTCGTTCGAGGCGCTCTGGCGCCAGGAGCTCGGCGTGAGCTTGGGTGACGCAACCTTTCAGATGTCCATCCTCCATTGGGTCAACGATGGCCTACTGACGGTGTTCTTCCTCGTCGTGGGATTGGAAGTGAAGCGCGAGATGACAGTTGGTCATCTCGCAAGCCGCCGCTCCGCAGCGCTTCCGATCGCCGCCGCGCTCGGCGGCATGGTCGTGCCGGCGCTTCTGTACGCGCTGGTCATCCCTGCGGGGCCGTGGTCGTACGGGTGGGGCGTTCCAATGGCGACCGACACTGCGTTCGCGATTGCCTTGATCGTCGTGATGGGCGCCCGCGTTCCCGTCGAGCTGCGCATCTTCCTCACTGCGGCGGCCATCGTCGACGACATCGGTGCGATCGTGATCGTCGCTGTGTTCTACTCCGGCGATATACATCCGGCATACCTGGCCGCCGCCGCGGCGGTCGTCGTCGCGCTGGCGCTGCTGAGCCGGTCGAGAGTCTACCTTCTCTCGCCTTACATCCTGTTGGGCATCGCGTTGTGGACATTCGTCTACGCGGGCGGTCTCCACGCGACGCTGGCCGGCGTGGTACTGGCGCTGTTCGTGCCCACGCGCCCGCCCGCCAACCTGGCTGCCCTGATGACGCAGGCCAGCACCATCATCGCCTCCGAGGCCCGGCACGAGGGTGAGGTTCTCAGGCACGGCCCCTCCACTCCGGCGCTGCACGCGCTCGATGCAATCTTCGACAGACTTGAATCGCCGGCCGACCGGCTGCTGCGGCACGCCGGCGCGCGATCGAGCTACGCTGTGCTCCCGATCTTCGCACTGGCGAATGCGGGGGTGGCGATCAATCCGGGCGTCTTTGTTGGGCATGGCTGGCTCATGGCCGCGATCGTTGCTGGCCTAGCCATAGGAAAGCCGCTCGGCGTCTTCCTCATGGCTGCTGCGGCCGTGCGCGCAGGCATAGCCGTCAAGCCGGCGGAGTACACGTGGCGGCAGTTGGCCGGGGCGGGAGCCCTCGCTGGTATCGGCTTCACGATGTCGCTCTTTATCGCCGCGCAGGCGTTTCCAAGCGCTTCCGACTTCTCGGCCGCCAAGATCGCCGTGTTCGCTGCGTCGATTCTTTCGGCCGTCGTTGGGACTGCCCTGCTCTGGGGAGCTTCGCGTCAGGAGCTTATCGAAGAGGCGCCGCAGTGCGCCAGCATGCAAGTATCGCAGTCCGCGGGGGCGTTTATGCAGGATCGTGAACAGGAGATCTTTGGATGA
- a CDS encoding sensor histidine kinase yields the protein MTKHIAPLPNPDGSLLLRELNHRVNNELTSTICTISAKAVASDDMAVKAALLDVVDLLHGYADVHKALRMPDPGRPTDAARYLQNLCFYITKYRLDRLSIRLLCSADDLRLEGERCWKLGLIVSELLSNVARHARFDDRHPEAKVKLLLAGNVVRCAVSDNGSASDLSVRGRGLTIVGELVSSLGGRVHASRAAEGSSFLLTFPLTESEQRAAGATHVVLKRRKVRRSNRLQVPGAEDAAAGRASRPAEGDRT from the coding sequence ATGACAAAGCACATTGCACCGTTACCGAATCCCGATGGATCGTTGCTTCTTCGTGAGTTGAACCACAGAGTAAATAACGAGCTCACTAGCACTATCTGCACGATTTCAGCCAAAGCGGTGGCGTCGGATGACATGGCAGTCAAGGCCGCGCTCCTCGATGTGGTCGACCTCCTGCACGGTTACGCTGATGTTCACAAGGCACTACGCATGCCGGATCCTGGGCGCCCGACCGACGCCGCAAGGTACCTCCAGAATCTTTGCTTCTACATCACGAAATACCGACTGGACCGGCTGAGTATACGTCTCTTGTGTTCGGCGGATGATTTGCGGCTTGAGGGCGAACGCTGCTGGAAGCTTGGGTTGATCGTATCCGAGCTGCTCAGCAATGTGGCACGACATGCTCGTTTCGACGATAGACATCCGGAAGCGAAAGTGAAGTTGCTGCTTGCAGGTAACGTCGTAAGGTGCGCGGTCTCTGACAATGGCTCGGCATCTGATCTCAGTGTGCGCGGTCGCGGGCTAACGATCGTCGGCGAGTTGGTCAGCAGTTTGGGTGGCCGCGTTCATGCGTCTCGCGCCGCCGAAGGGTCTTCGTTCCTTCTCACCTTCCCATTGACTGAATCCGAGCAACGTGCCGCCGGCGCAACTCATGTTGTCTTGAAGCGAAGGAAGGTGCGTCGTTCTAACAGGTTGCAGGTCCCAGGAGCCGAAGATGCAGCGGCTGGCCGGGCCAGTCGTCCCGCTGAAGGAGACCGAACATGA
- a CDS encoding nitrogen regulation protein NR(II) — protein sequence MQIKETSDVSFPGVVESSALEDVVVLADSAGVSLGAQRAFSARVRSVRDDGSGLITSRCVEIPLVGRDGEISGVLCLTAPQPDTRGVFSSRRPEGTRAIGDVAEFVVHDINNLLAVIGGGLRLLECQSDAAHRKAIISKMQHAITRGALLSRQLLDVARPYPESIGGFVAGSRLAALAGSLDQALRSDITVRTDIAPDLWDFDADPEELYFALLNLCRNSADAMPGGGAITVAARNVEPSAGAARGFVEIVVADDGEGMPDEVLSQAFTPYFTTKAAGSGTGLGLLQVKRFAEGRGGAVCIESERGGGTLVRLFLPRVHAAGLPGRIVGAEIAYTPSPNGGVFHVVNPAAAAPTS from the coding sequence ATGCAGATCAAAGAGACATCCGACGTTTCCTTCCCCGGCGTGGTCGAGAGCTCCGCGCTGGAGGATGTCGTCGTGCTCGCGGACAGCGCCGGCGTCTCGCTTGGAGCGCAGCGCGCATTCAGCGCGAGGGTGCGGAGCGTCCGCGATGATGGCAGCGGCCTCATCACGTCCAGGTGCGTGGAGATTCCGCTCGTCGGGCGCGACGGCGAGATCTCCGGGGTCCTGTGTCTGACCGCCCCACAGCCCGACACGCGCGGCGTGTTCTCGTCCCGCAGGCCGGAGGGGACGAGGGCGATCGGGGACGTGGCGGAGTTCGTGGTCCACGACATCAACAACCTTCTCGCTGTGATTGGCGGCGGCCTGCGGCTGCTCGAGTGCCAGAGCGACGCCGCACACCGAAAGGCCATCATCAGCAAGATGCAGCACGCGATCACGCGAGGAGCGTTGCTCAGTCGTCAGCTCCTCGACGTTGCCCGACCATACCCCGAGTCGATCGGCGGGTTCGTCGCAGGCAGCCGCCTCGCAGCGCTGGCGGGTTCGCTGGACCAGGCGTTGCGTTCCGACATCACGGTCCGCACCGATATCGCCCCTGATTTGTGGGACTTCGACGCTGACCCGGAGGAGCTGTACTTCGCGCTGCTGAACCTCTGCCGAAACTCGGCCGATGCCATGCCTGGGGGCGGCGCGATCACCGTCGCGGCGCGGAACGTCGAGCCTTCCGCTGGCGCGGCCCGGGGATTCGTCGAGATCGTCGTCGCCGACGACGGGGAGGGCATGCCCGACGAGGTTCTCTCGCAGGCATTCACCCCGTACTTCACGACAAAGGCCGCGGGCAGCGGCACCGGCCTCGGGCTCCTCCAGGTCAAGCGCTTCGCCGAGGGACGAGGCGGCGCGGTCTGTATTGAGAGCGAGCGGGGCGGCGGCACGCTGGTGCGCCTCTTCCTCCCGCGCGTGCACGCGGCTGGGCTCCCCGGCCGTATCGTCGGCGCGGAGATCGCGTACACGCCGTCACCCAACGGCGGCGTATTCCACGTCGTCAACCCAGCGGCGGCTGCGCCGACCTCGTAG
- a CDS encoding transcriptional regulator has translation MRSTAAFGRLGGELDVGRVVQRPDAARQLFERRTEPAGATPTEVSFGPFRLLRTQFLLLEGDKPVPLGSRALEILIALLDRHGELVTKQDLMARVWPNVFVEPANLTVHMSALRRALRDGQDGNRFIVNIPGRGYCFVASVVISAHEN, from the coding sequence ATGCGATCGACTGCAGCTTTCGGACGCCTAGGGGGAGAGCTTGACGTCGGACGCGTCGTTCAGCGTCCGGATGCGGCCAGGCAACTCTTCGAGAGACGAACCGAACCAGCCGGCGCAACGCCAACAGAAGTTTCGTTCGGACCGTTTCGCCTGCTTCGAACGCAGTTCCTTTTGCTGGAAGGCGACAAGCCCGTGCCTCTCGGAAGTCGCGCTCTGGAAATCCTGATTGCTTTGCTTGACCGCCACGGAGAGTTGGTCACCAAGCAGGATTTGATGGCTCGCGTTTGGCCCAATGTGTTCGTTGAGCCCGCCAACCTCACGGTTCATATGTCAGCGCTACGTCGCGCGTTGCGTGACGGCCAAGATGGGAATCGCTTCATCGTCAACATCCCCGGACGCGGCTACTGTTTCGTCGCCTCTGTCGTTATATCGGCTCACGAGAATTGA
- a CDS encoding response regulator transcription factor, whose amino-acid sequence MSDATSTVLVIDDDPDLRASVGRLLRSLGIDVQLFASISDFLKSDPLDCPTCLVLDIRLPGQSGLDFQRELAAADREIPIIFVTGHGDIPMSVQAMKGGAIEFLTKPYRDQDLLDAIQLGLARDRARRENDKDMVSLRQRFASLSPREREIVIQVARGRLSKQIAHDIGIAEATVKVHRSRAMQKMQAGSLPELGRMADKLKLVPHTPQRS is encoded by the coding sequence ATGTCTGACGCAACCTCCACCGTGTTGGTCATCGACGACGATCCGGATCTCCGTGCGTCGGTCGGGCGCCTGCTGCGATCGCTCGGCATTGACGTTCAGTTATTTGCCTCCATTTCCGACTTCCTCAAATCCGATCCACTGGATTGCCCCACCTGCCTGGTGCTCGATATCAGATTGCCCGGCCAAAGCGGCCTCGATTTCCAGCGCGAGCTGGCTGCGGCAGACAGGGAGATCCCGATCATCTTCGTCACGGGCCACGGCGACATACCGATGTCTGTGCAGGCAATGAAGGGGGGGGCGATTGAGTTCCTGACCAAGCCGTACCGCGACCAAGATCTTCTCGATGCCATTCAGCTTGGCTTGGCCCGCGATCGTGCGCGGCGGGAGAATGACAAGGACATGGTCTCCTTAAGGCAGCGTTTCGCCTCCCTAAGTCCCCGGGAGCGCGAGATCGTAATTCAGGTGGCGCGCGGCCGCCTGAGCAAACAGATTGCCCACGATATCGGCATCGCCGAAGCCACGGTGAAGGTGCATCGCAGCAGGGCGATGCAGAAGATGCAGGCCGGTTCGCTTCCAGAACTCGGCCGAATGGCTGACAAGCTCAAGCTGGTGCCTCACACGCCGCAACGCTCTTAA
- a CDS encoding host attachment protein, with translation MILPTGTTVAVADGATVRLFRNTGVKPGVHLVEISAAPPAPAHSGARHHAGSANPDGRRLDEDDFAAATASFLNKLSLDGTIKHLVVVSDPRTLGEMRKHFHRDLRGKIMGEFAKDFSRRPLEDIASLIADA, from the coding sequence ATGATTCTACCTACCGGTACGACAGTAGCAGTCGCTGATGGCGCGACGGTCCGTCTATTCCGCAATACGGGTGTGAAACCTGGGGTGCATCTGGTCGAGATCTCGGCGGCTCCGCCTGCGCCCGCCCACTCGGGTGCGCGCCATCACGCCGGCTCCGCCAACCCCGATGGTAGGCGGCTTGACGAGGACGACTTCGCGGCAGCTACGGCTTCGTTCCTTAACAAGCTCAGCCTGGACGGGACCATAAAACACCTGGTCGTCGTCTCCGACCCCAGGACCCTGGGGGAGATGCGCAAGCATTTCCACCGCGACCTGAGAGGCAAGATCATGGGCGAGTTCGCGAAGGACTTCAGCCGGCGTCCGCTCGAGGACATCGCCTCATTGATCGCTGACGCCTGA
- a CDS encoding acyl-CoA dehydrogenase family protein translates to MAIDFRLNENQIALRDGARAFASGVLRDVRPTIRKHAKPEDRFYAIRPFHKQAVDAGFVKGLFPQDVGGMDISTLDFAVAAEELCVVDVNVPSAMLGTGLCVKPVIMFGTDEQRRRFLPDFIKDGSLLGALAFTEVTGGANFDAPDPRYGVKTFAIREGDEWVINGEKHYTTNGTGWDGKNCHLYAVVCRTDPNKNAQESLAVIMVPGNAPGVKVTGILDTAGHRATISPRMKFENVRVPAGNIIGKPGDGIEIVSTNFAWTAALIGAACVGVMRAAFDHAVAFAKNDARSGPHPIIEYSTVGYMLADMKMKIEACRYLTWKACQQYDLSKGKEHELAVMTKVFCSETCVDVVYDAMRLVGVDSYTDMHPLAELMNDAMCFPLYDGGNMGARRRNLHNIIKSPSYSSLTAPYGTFGATG, encoded by the coding sequence ATGGCTATCGATTTCAGGCTCAACGAAAATCAAATCGCCCTCCGAGACGGTGCGCGCGCCTTCGCCAGCGGCGTCCTCAGGGATGTCCGTCCGACGATCCGCAAGCACGCCAAGCCCGAGGACCGCTTCTATGCCATCCGGCCGTTCCACAAACAGGCGGTGGACGCGGGATTCGTCAAAGGACTGTTTCCGCAGGATGTCGGCGGCATGGACATTTCGACGCTCGACTTTGCGGTCGCCGCCGAAGAATTGTGCGTCGTCGACGTCAACGTCCCCAGCGCGATGCTCGGGACCGGGCTTTGCGTCAAGCCCGTCATCATGTTCGGGACCGACGAGCAAAGGCGCCGTTTCCTTCCCGATTTCATCAAGGACGGATCGCTGCTCGGCGCGCTCGCCTTCACCGAGGTGACGGGCGGCGCAAACTTCGACGCGCCCGACCCGCGTTACGGCGTCAAGACTTTCGCCATTCGCGAAGGCGATGAATGGGTCATCAACGGCGAAAAGCACTACACCACCAACGGCACCGGCTGGGACGGCAAGAATTGCCATCTCTACGCCGTGGTGTGCCGGACCGACCCGAACAAGAACGCCCAGGAATCCCTCGCCGTGATCATGGTTCCCGGCAACGCGCCGGGCGTCAAGGTGACCGGAATTCTCGACACGGCCGGACACCGGGCCACGATCTCGCCGCGCATGAAGTTCGAAAATGTCCGCGTTCCCGCCGGCAATATCATCGGCAAGCCGGGCGACGGCATCGAGATCGTTTCCACGAATTTTGCCTGGACCGCGGCGCTGATCGGCGCGGCCTGCGTCGGCGTGATGCGCGCCGCCTTCGATCATGCTGTCGCGTTTGCGAAGAACGACGCCCGCTCCGGCCCGCATCCGATCATCGAATATTCGACTGTGGGCTACATGCTCGCCGACATGAAGATGAAGATCGAGGCATGCCGGTACCTGACCTGGAAGGCCTGCCAGCAATACGATCTTTCCAAAGGGAAAGAGCACGAGCTTGCCGTGATGACAAAAGTCTTCTGCTCGGAGACCTGCGTCGACGTCGTCTATGACGCCATGCGGCTGGTCGGGGTCGACAGCTACACAGACATGCACCCGCTGGCAGAACTGATGAACGACGCCATGTGTTTCCCGCTCTATGACGGCGGCAACATGGGCGCCCGCCGCAGAAACCTGCACAACATCATCAAGAGCCCATCCTACAGTTCGCTGACCGCGCCCTATGGGACGTTTGGCGCCACGGGCTAG